A window of Cuculus canorus isolate bCucCan1 unplaced genomic scaffold, bCucCan1.pri scaffold_155_arrow_ctg1, whole genome shotgun sequence contains these coding sequences:
- the LOC128850667 gene encoding olfactory receptor 14A16-like, protein MSNSSSITQFLLLAFADTRELQLLHFWLFLGIYLAALLGNGLIFTTIACDHHLHTPMYFFLLNLSVIDLGSISTTVPKSMASSLWDNRIISHSGCVSQVFLLVFFISAEYFLLTIMSYDRYVAICKPLHYGTLLGSRACVHMAAAAWGAAFLIALLHTTNTFSLPLCQGNAVEQFFCEIPQILKLSCSHTYIREVGLLDVSVCLCFGCFVFIVVSYVQIFRAVLRIPSEQGRHKAFSTCLPHLAVVSLFFSTGTFAYLKPPSNSSTSLDLVVSVLYSVVPPALNPLIYSLRNQQLKDAVWKLISGWFSESMSCSSPSS, encoded by the coding sequence atgtccaacagcagctccatcacccagttcctcctcctggcattcgcagacacacgggagctgcagctcttgcacttctggctcttcctgggcatctacctggctgccctcctgggaaATGGCCTCATCTTCACCACCAttgcctgtgaccaccacctccacacccccatgtacttcttcctcctcaacctctctgtTATTGACCTGGGATCCAtttccaccactgtccccaaatccatggccaGTTCCCTCTGGGATAACAGGATCATCTCCCACTCAGGATGTGTTTCTCAAGtctttctgcttgtctttttcatttcagcagagtattttcttctcaccatcatgtcctatgaccgctacgttgccatctgcaaacccctgcactacgggaccctcctgggcagcagagcttgtgtccacatggcagcagctgcctggggcgctgcgTTTCTCattgctctgctgcacacaaccaatacattttccctgcccctctgccagggcaatgctgtggaacagttcttctgtgaaatcccacagatcctcaagctctcctgctcacacacCTACATCAGGGAGGTTGGGCTTCTTGATGTTAGTGTCTGTTTatgttttggctgttttgttttcattgtggtgtcctatgtgcagatcttcagggcagtgctgaggatcccctcggagcagggacggcacaaagccttttccacgtgcctccctcacctggccgtggtctccctCTTTTTCAGCACTGGAACATTTGCCTACCTGAAACCCCCCTCTAACTCCTCCACATCCTTGGACCTTGTGGTGTcagttctgtactcagtggtgcctccagcactgaatcccctcatctacagcttgaggaaccagcagctcaaggatgcagtgtggaaactgatatCTGGATGGTTCTCTGAATCAATGAGCTGCTCATCACCTTCTTCATAG